The Candidatus Binatia bacterium region GGCCTTCGGGAAAGCTCGGATCATCCTGTGTGAAGATCGTGAGGTCCTGGCCCGCAGCGAGTTGCTGCAGCACGGGAACGATGAGCTCGCACGTCGGGCAATCTCGCTTCACGAACGCGACGAGCCCGGAGGGCAATTCGCTTCTCGTTTCCGCGTTATCCACGACTTCCCGTCTAGCTGCCCGTGCGACGCAGGGGCAAGCGTGGAGCGCGCGCGTGATTCCAGACGAAGCAGATGTCCTTCCGCTCGGGCTCGGCGAGCATCGAAATACCCGGGGTGGCTTCGAGGCGTACGCGGTGCTCCGCGTATCGGTGGCACCGGACGAACGCGGCTATGGGATCGTTGCCTTCGAGCAGGGTGGCGACGGGCGCGAACGTCTCGAACGTCTCGGCGCGTCGCTCGAGGTAGTAGTTGATGAGCGGAAGGCGATTGATCTCGTGAAAGGTCGTGACGAGGTGGCGATTGGCGGCGAGTGGTTGAACGTCGTCGAAGTAGGGGCCGTAGGACTTGTCGACGTCGACGGCGGGAATCGCAATCGCGAGACCGAGTGTCGCGGCCACGACCGCGCTCGCCCCGAAGTCGAAACACCAGCGTGCGTTCGGTGCGTCCTGGCGAAGCCGGCTCCAGAGCCACCACGCGGTGAGCGCGGCGGGTGGCGCGAAAACGAGGGTCGTGGCGCTGCCGAAGAGGATCGCGAGCACGATCGGAAAGACGGCGATCAACACGAGCGCGACGAGCACGTTGGCGAGCACGAGGACACGCTCCCACGCTTCGAGCGGCCGACCCCGGATGAGGCTCGCGACCAGACGGCCGATGATCAGCACGTCGAAGAACAGGATGGGGACCATGTAGTCTGTGGACTTCGCGCTCGAGAGAGTCAGAACGATCGGCATGGTTAGGACGCCCACGAGGAGGAAGCGCTCGAAGTCTCCGTGGGCGCGCCGGGTTCGGAACAGATCCACGAGGGCGACAAGGAAGATCGCCGTCCACGGAAGCGGGTAGGCAAACAATCTCGGGACGTAGAAGAGAGCGGGTTCCTTCTCGGCGATCATTGCGTCGGACATCGTGGTCGTGAACTGGAGCGCATACTCCTCGTCCATCGGGAGGAAGCGCCCGAGGGTGTTGTCGTAGAAGATGATTCGCAGAGGTTCCGTGCCCCCTTCGAGGTAGACCGCCACGATCCACGGGGTGAGGAGGACGACGAGGGCGACCGCGGTGATTATGCCGAGGGTGGCCAGTCGGCGCGGCTGCCGGGCCAATAACAGGAAGACCACCACGGGCGGAAGAACGAGCAGGAACGTGAAGACGTTCTTCGCGTAGAACGACGCGGCGAGCGTGATGCAGAACGCGAGGTCCCACGGCTGCCGTCGGTCCGGCGTGCTTCCCTGAGTCCGATGGAGGCTGCGCGTAAAGAGTGCGAAGCACAGGAACGTAAAGAAGGTCGCGGAGATGTCCGAGGACGCGCGGTGCGCGGTATCCCAAAGCATCACCGATGCCGCGGCGGCGAGCGTCGTGATGCAAGCGACCTCCGTGCCCCAGGTGCGTCGGGAGGTCCAAAAGACGAACCCTAGGCATCCGAGGCCGAGGAGCGCCGCCGGTAGCCGCAGCGTTCCCGCGTCGAGTCCTCCGAGGGAGCCCGCGCTGGCCCAGGCCAGCCAATAGTAGAAAGGCGGCTTCTCGACCCAGGCGTCGTGGTTGACGAACGGGACGGCGAGGTTCCCGGTGTCGACCATGTTCCAGACGACGCCCGCGATCGTGGGCTCGACCGGCGCCCAGATCTCGTGGTCGAACACGCCGACACCTACGTAGAGTCCGAGCACGAGTACCGCGGTGAGCCCGACTGCGGCTCTCGGCCACGAGCGTGGGCTCAATGGAGGCCGCGGCTCGTGAGCGACGTCCATAGGGTCGCTCGTCAGGACGGGAGGTTGCGCAGAATCGAGAGCTTGTCCCGGTACTTCGCGCGGACGTCCATCATGCGTGCATGTTGGATCATCAGCGCGGAGCCGATCTGCTTGATCTCCTCGTCCTCGGCATTCGACACGGTTCCGTCCGCGGCGGCGACTTCGTACATGCAGTCGAGGAGGACTTCCTTTTCCTGTGGCGTCGCGCGGTCGTTGCACGTCCGAGTGAGGAGGTAGTCCTCCACTCCGGCCAATGCCTCGGTGGCGTTTCGCGCGATGTGCGCGACGAGTTCTGCGTCCTTGTCTTCGAGGCCCGCGGTCTTCCGAAGGCAGTCCTTCATCGCGCGCTCTTCCTCCTCGGAGATCTCGAGGTCGCCGAAGGCCGCTCGCGCGAGCAAGCCAGCGAACGCGGCGAGGTATTCGACGCGTTCCTCGCCGAGCCGCGAGAGTTCGGCGTGGATGCGGTCGTGCACCTCGCCTTTCTTGGTAGGAGGGCCGTCGCCCTGGAACCCGATTTTTCTGAGAAGGCTGACCATCCGAGAAGAGCTACAGGATCTGCGGAGTGTTCGGAAGTCGAGCGGTCAG contains the following coding sequences:
- a CDS encoding TerB family tellurite resistance protein encodes the protein MVSLLRKIGFQGDGPPTKKGEVHDRIHAELSRLGEERVEYLAAFAGLLARAAFGDLEISEEEERAMKDCLRKTAGLEDKDAELVAHIARNATEALAGVEDYLLTRTCNDRATPQEKEVLLDCMYEVAAADGTVSNAEDEEIKQIGSALMIQHARMMDVRAKYRDKLSILRNLPS
- a CDS encoding glycosyltransferase family 39 protein, which gives rise to MLGLYVGVGVFDHEIWAPVEPTIAGVVWNMVDTGNLAVPFVNHDAWVEKPPFYYWLAWASAGSLGGLDAGTLRLPAALLGLGCLGFVFWTSRRTWGTEVACITTLAAAASVMLWDTAHRASSDISATFFTFLCFALFTRSLHRTQGSTPDRRQPWDLAFCITLAASFYAKNVFTFLLVLPPVVVFLLLARQPRRLATLGIITAVALVVLLTPWIVAVYLEGGTEPLRIIFYDNTLGRFLPMDEEYALQFTTTMSDAMIAEKEPALFYVPRLFAYPLPWTAIFLVALVDLFRTRRAHGDFERFLLVGVLTMPIVLTLSSAKSTDYMVPILFFDVLIIGRLVASLIRGRPLEAWERVLVLANVLVALVLIAVFPIVLAILFGSATTLVFAPPAALTAWWLWSRLRQDAPNARWCFDFGASAVVAATLGLAIAIPAVDVDKSYGPYFDDVQPLAANRHLVTTFHEINRLPLINYYLERRAETFETFAPVATLLEGNDPIAAFVRCHRYAEHRVRLEATPGISMLAEPERKDICFVWNHARAPRLPLRRTGS